Proteins encoded together in one Pangasianodon hypophthalmus isolate fPanHyp1 chromosome 18, fPanHyp1.pri, whole genome shotgun sequence window:
- the pcloa gene encoding protein piccolo isoform X11, with product MGNEASMEGGDGALAGELTGPEAELSRLSDEERRKLVSTMAEAQARSSEHQPPGGRGSGGLSKSRTVDAFGEGPPPKPKPGRSPSSLSLLESRFRQEPKDPEQPRTGMFSSSFLSGVSSAVSSASIPKFSLFGDDVEDAAKQGQKTPGPQQGSSKGQGPPGQRQGAAPQGPGGKPAGPSPGPGPQQQGPKPKDSGPQQQGPDKTDTGGSGKPSGPKQGPAKSAPQPGGTAKPGGLLCPLCKTTELNLQAKDQPPNYSTCTQCKQQVCSLCGFSPPDSEGKEWLCLNCQMQRAMGGMEPPGPPMMKQPPKKGSAPPSPQKKEPPAGLPSKDEPGKKPPMLTKQQSMSDTGKGATPPPTPKQKTPVLGAQQKPPKGLEEAEPGLKRGQQPPPLQRAEQSPMGSPQPSPAKTTQKQDGGGFFGGFGLGGLTDMKKTPAESVTGKLLSGFGSSKPQGGTAAQASDSVTGKLFSGFSGLTETPKPPVATSQATEGVSGKMFGFGSSILSSATNLITGEEPKSPPGSMPGSPTFSGAKSPPGSSAASESPPDTPPVYSKEPASPKPGSTDVNALVDKPASEAAKTEEPHTTSNCPLCKVELNMGSGDVPNYSTCTECQKTVCSLCGFNPMPHLSENEWLCLNCQTQRALSGQLGDLPPPPSPSKMPAKSQPTPPSSPARAVSSSPSAPAPTVTASPTKALIRTPSVTQAPADKSEHDSVTADAKHVVESAAVKKDEELAVVESTQKKEDAAMPVEGKELLKEPNNKDSVSQEYSPTSPSDLAKLESTVLPILEAQTTSSKDQSHNESVRTECQLEVSPEESPELTSEEDRNRNVQEEKNDAVGPKKERKKLLVPTELKQNFEEDSSEGESSPLAERENKPGEAKDIGRDSAESAKKETVAISAHEDVSPSVEENLTKGKISDQENKLQEEDVKKDIKKNESSKARCLVKNSSINPEDELDHKSIISVAKIEELCKREQTFEDNGAGIRHFKTIELNTVATVRQASDDGEPESLTDSPDDRSRGEGSSSLHASSFTPGTSPTSLSSLDEDSDSSSPSHIKSSGEGKQHRKAKHRQPGQMLPTIEDSSEEEEMREEEELLKEQEKQKNSSKKSKKDKEEIRAQRRRERPKTPPSNLSPIEDASPTEEQRQEAEMEEFRRSSCSDFSPSMESEPEGFEILPEKIAAVQKVYHLPTSVSLYSPTDEQYAKKQSRETTEKQTSYDTYEEIMLRTKSPNIEDIPPGKESLYGGMLIEDYAYESLVEDTQIEKEPDKISVPEKSRKLRSPDEVYEDMMQIKREMLLKEQQLKEDNTMKEFHRKDTTEDGVFSCARDTPDTRQDTFSASVSGQFGKDGKPLLNAEEAYEELMKKQRAVLTPGTSPTQTIPDLSDRAQKIQVTTSEKTETFPQRRILPIPDLTVTQCSSGEEESGEESTVDQNQDDEKVPVFTSTSFAVNLSQETTTDLSASKPASEPVMDSISSRAESPAQPVPSEAPMAEPADQPGVVDLSKSSALTQVDASPTQIPSVVSRPSVPITSPLPTVPQYTPTVPSVISSAPPVPPKPVLRRGVSQEKTDIPAPPPLPPPTLPKPAIYPKKIPPQVPQRTVPVGIPTTGPNAQMRQPMAPNYKPHVPPPVPPKPSTIPAGLTFSHRPGETVKPPLAPKPMSSAQPLSSIYSPVRPSILPTSTEDGVLNLSPASEIKTGPTSPIKTPTSPRFGKSLYDTYVVITLPSQPGSPIEGVTTQAQTSSGPPSPSKQSHLQFDFQTQPQIQLPPQPQTTRVPLAFAKITEPIERQEIRDPENVISSMSHVIEAISPSEPSTVIPNVDVQVVTTEVQRTTVSVLHGITPPPPPSPRVSGIPAVPGDIKSQPLVVQNGHAYHSGVIVDLRAPKIDAEICMKGIDLSSSESQQQSFLADGRQQSAVQSSVMNLSTDTLPVSVVNDSMTILTCTATIAYVNNNLSQATSVPLQLTTAKSFEPISQIVYRPVDSHPEKPINLSTTLGKIHSVPVTTAPTIANNGVSTGIPPHLETCVSGAVDLTTVKPVQTMVSVDGSSSEVVTTVITEDDGKPVDLTAGRRAVCCDVVYKLPFAGSCATQQPSAPLPEDRFGYRDDHYQYDRSPYGMRGLGGIKPSMSDTNLAEAGLFLYKSKNRYDYNGEMEGAVDLTSGKMPIAGEAVDYSSKATGAFTEVTIPQYSQARITAAVGTHFGSSSVLRSSNGVVYSSVAAPVPSTYAITTQPGSIFSTTYNSLSGMHTSDTMPSLSNLQNQPLTRSHSFLSTVAVTTAEEQDDMPLNLEISVSKDIFSSGHAQTITTAASLDYTDASLEAIAASLEALSSPMIPGDEKYQMERELLELEKIKQQRLAEELEWERQEIQRFREQEQLLVQKELEELQAMKQQILCQQEEERQAHLMMQKETYAQQQEQLEQIQRLQEQLRKQLEEQKYRQMYPGEIHEQTLGHFLGTDKKMDSGCQTDEEDNTEKAYSAGRKKKNAKKSVDSCVQTDDEDQDEWEVPTRGRRSRPRAGKYSTDDSCGVSVQALTEISVQTDSSGTLRGQTVQTDTRVDFSNSDRASSPKRRPTPLEINQSPHLKTDTSCLQVSPIPPKSPKVLYSPISPCMSPSKSLEFVPYEKSSGDTSPQKICSADPSKVVPGSPRAKVMQRSLSDPKPMSPTSEERAANFQFSEGYSGKGSPSSTPTGTQKKVKRTLPNPPSEEEAANAGQTAYSTASARRRLCRSSNMARAKILQDIDRELDLVERESSKLRKKQAELDEEEKEIDAKLRYLEMGINRRKDALLKEREKRERAYLQSVAEDRDYMSDSEVSNIRETRRNDGREEVSGLGLERPHTAPQSELDEFVPPQTKYEYGKYSQYHYPQYQQSLYQAQQPYQSQSIYSSVPSLTASQQQSYHQMLLLQQKARQQAALLSELDATKVSTNYENSSYLGGKYGSHLDLHGLEDRGGSMAGSPMSNVSADSFYADLDQHHQTPRSYLLLEDATELTKSTSGLSSTSYGIAERELAKAERLLRRTAADVGTDYLGTSSRLHSYVKTQDDEDPMEEPYELKLLKQQLKQEFRRSTGGTESLEQLAGLSHHYTPSTGVTSGGYRAFPKTEKYSISRLTLEKQAAKQLPTSMLYQKHKTTSNIGKYSIQDSRALDTDYSSYLGSSSASPRSSRLLQDEITFGLRKNVAEQQKYLGSTLGVNLAGSLNLGQSLNLSSGVRSSLGEDSAYPSGSRSRPSSRPSSMYGLDLSIKRDISSSSLRLKSEGDPSSETSAYQAPSGRTKPTSLPIGQGGRGRIPIVAQNSEEESPLSPVGQPMGMARASAGPLPPISADSRDQFGSCLSLQDPQQQHLREDPTRGRSYMLIDDLQGTMSDSEALSESLVGLNRDDPGNTHENVTDAYHLRREETDWFDKPREDGQGLDRRQMKAQQYPFSHARIRLQRDPKDRSVSGLCNGPAGNGLGIRIIGGKEVPGSDGEIGAYVAKVLPGGAAEQSGKIVEGMQVLEWNGISLSSKTYEEVQVLVSQQCAEAELCVRLDLNMLSDSEGSHLDLHEQTKAERPPRSPGVDPKQLAAELQKVSQQQAPSSTASSLTALDKSSASGASSSVPSPGQPASPSVSKKRHSKTSEAAKTQSHPITGEIQLQINYDKQLGNLIVHVLQARNLAPRDNNGYSDPFVKVYLLPGRGQVMVVQNASAENKRRSKHAQKSLNPEWNQTVIYKNIHLEQLRKKTLEVSVWDYDKCSSNDFLGEVLIDLSNTAQLDNVPRWLPLKEQCEGEHHRRSHSGQGRQHSTKVASGHSPKTSGHSSQDSPKSSVIKSRSHGIFPDPAKDTQVPTIEKSHSSPSTSKPSPSEGQARSHGTPRAHGKSGASRAHPEDALATAEAASEQHRLQPSKRRK from the exons GTCTTCAGAGCATCAACCACCTGGAGGAAGAGGTTCTGGGGGCCTCAGTAAGAGTCGAACCGTAGACGCATTTGGAGAAGGTCCACCTCCCAAGCCAAAGCCAGGCCGCAGTCCTTCCTCCCTCAGCCTTCTTGAGTCCCGCTTTCGGCAAGAGCCCAAAGACCCTGAGCAGCCTCGCACCGGCATGTTTTCCTCTTCCTTTCTGAGTGGGGTTTCTTCAGCTGTCTCCTCTGCCAGCATCCCCAAATTCAGCCTTTTTGGTGATGATGTAGAGGACGCAGCCAAACAGGGACAGAAAACTCCTGGCCCACAGCAGGGTTCGTCCAAAGGGCAAGGACCACCAGGGCAGAGACAAGGAGCTGCGCCACAGGGGCCTGGAGGAAAGCCTGCTGGGCCTAGTCCTGGACCTGGCCCTCAACAGCAAGGACCTAAACCGAAAGACTCTGGGCCTCAGCAACAAGGTCCTGATAAAACAGATACAGGAGGATCAGGCAAACCTAGTGGGCCAAAGCAAGGCCCAGCCAAATCCGCACCTCAGCCTGGTGGGACTGCAAAGCCTGGTGGACTGCTGTGTCCTCTGTGTAAAACCACTGAGCTGAACTTGCAGGCCAAAGACCAGCCACCCAACTACAGCACCTGCACACAGTGCAAACAACAGGTGTGCAGTCTGTGCGGATTTAGTCCTCCTGACTCAGAG ggTAAAGAGTGGCTATGTCTAAACTGCCAAATGCAACGGGCAATGGGGGGCATGGAACCTCCTGGCCCTCCAATGATGAAACAGCCTCCTAAGAAGGGCTCGGCCCCTCCATCCCCACAGAAGAAGGAACCACCAGCTGGGTTGCCCTCAAAGGATGAACCAGGGAAGAAGCCTCCAATGCTGACGAAGCAGCAAAGCATGTCAGATACAGGAAAAGGAGCCACTCCTCCACCGACTCCCAAACAGAAAACTCCTGTTCTAGGGGCACAACAGAAACCCCCTAAAGGGCTGGAGGAAGCTGAACCTGGACTAAAACGTGGACAGCAGCCACCTCCACTTCAGAGAGCTGAACAGAGTCCAATGGGCAGTCCCCAACCCTCTCCTGCAAAAACCACCCAGAAGCAGGATGGAGGTGGCTTTTTCGGAGGCTTCGGTCTTGGAGGGTTGACAGACATGAAAAAAACCCCTGCAGAGTCAGTTACAGGGAAACTGTTAAGTGGTTTTGGGTCATCCAAACCACAAGGTGGCACTGCAGCACAGGCAAGTGACTCGGTTACTGGGAAGCTTTTTAGCGGGTTTAGCGGACTGACCGAAACACCCAAGCCACCCGTGGCCACTTCTCAGGCAACTGAGGGTGTGTCTGGAAAAATGTTTGGGTTTGGTTCATCAATCCTCAGCTCAGCCACCAACCTCATCACTGGGGAAGAACCAAAGTCTCCTCCAGGGTCAATGCCTGGCTCCCCCACTTTCTCTGGAGCAAAATCACCTCCAGGCTCTTCTGCAGCTTCTGAATCCCCCCCAGACACCCCACCAGTCTATTCCAAAGAGCCTGCTTCTCCCAAACCTGGGTCCACTGACGTAAATGCCCTAGTAGATAAGCCCGCCTCAGAggctgcaaaaacagaagagcCTCATACCACATCCAACTGTCCACTCTGTAAAGTAGAACTGAACATGGGATCAGGAGATGTGCCCAATTACAGCACCTGTACAGAGTGCCAGAAAACTGTGTGCAGCCTTTGTGGTTTCAACCCCATGCCACATCTCTCAGAG AATGAATGGCTATGCCTGAACTGCCAGACCCAAAGGGCCCTCTCTGGACAACTTGGGGATTTGCCACCTCCACCTTCTCCTTCAAAGATGCCAGCTAAATCCCAGCCTACCCCTCCCTCTTCCCCAGCCAGAGCTGTCTCCTCATCCCCTTCAGCCCCTGCTCCTACTGTCACCGCTTCCCCAACCAAAGCGCTCATTCGGACCCCTAGTGTAACTCAGGCTCCAGCTGACAAGTCTGAGCATGACTCAGTTACAGCTGATGCTAAGCATGTAGTAGAGTCAGCTGCAGTGAAAAAGGACGAGGAACTTGCAGTAGTGGAGAGCACACAG AAAAAAGAAGATGCTGCTATGCCTGTGGAAGGCAAAGAGCTTCTGAAGGAACCTAATAACAAAGACAGTGTCAGTCAAGAGTACAGCCCTACAAGTCCTTCAGATTTGGCCAAGTTAGAGAGTACTGTTCTTCCAATACTTGAAGCTCAAACAACATCCTCTAAAGATCAATCACACAATGAGTCAGTCAGGACCGAGTGCCAACTGGAGGTGTCCCCAGAGGAGTCTCCAGAACTCACCTCAGAGGAAGACAGGAATAGAAATGTTcaagaagaaaagaatgatGCTGTAGGCCCtaaaaaggagaggaaaaagcTGCTTGTCCCAACAGAGCTTAAACAGAATTTTGAGGAGGACAGTAGTGAGGGAGAATCTTCACCTCTCgctgagagagaaaataaaccaGGTGAAGCAAAAGATATAGGAAGGGACAGTGCAGAGTCAGCAAAGAAAGAGACTGTGGCAATAAGTGCTCATGAGGATGTATCACCATCTGTGGAGGAAAATCTTACTAAAGGAAAAATAAGTGATCAGGAAAATAAACTACAAGAAGAAGATGTAAAGAAGGACATCAAGAAGAATGAGTCAAGCAAGGCAAGGTGTCTTGTCAAAAACAGTAGTATTAACCCTGAGGATGAGCTAGACCACAAAAGTATCATTTCTGTGGCAAAAATTGAGGAACTATGTAAAAGGGAGCAGACCTTTGAAGACAATGGTGCTGGTATTCGCCATTTCAAAACAATCGAACTCAACACTGTGGCCACTGTTCGTCAGGCTTCAGATGATGGTGAACCTGAGAGCCTTACAGATTCCCCTGATGACAGGTCTAGAGGGGAAGGCTCCTCAAGCTTACATGCATCTAGTTTTACTCCAGGCACATCTCCAACCTCACTATCTTCTCTTGATGAAGACAGTGATAGCAGCAGCCCAAGCCATATTAAGAGCAGTGGTGAGGGCAAACAGCACAGGAAAGCCAAGCACCGGCAGCCAGGCCAAATGCTACCCACCATTGAAGATTCATCTGAAGAAGAAGAGATGCGTGAGGAAGAAGAGCTCCTAAAAGAACAGGAGAAGCAAAAGAATTCCAGtaaaaaatcaaagaaagataaagaggAAATTCGAGCACAGAGAAGGCGAGAACGACCAAAGACTCCACCAAGCAACCTTTCACCAATTGAAGATGCTTCTCCAACAGAGGAGCAGCGGCAGGAAGCAGAGATGGAGGAATTCCGTAGATCCTCCTGTTCAGATTTCTCCCCAAGCATGGAATCTGAGCCAGAAGGTTTTGAGATTCTTCCAGAGAAGATTGCTGCTGTTCAAAAAGTCTATCATCTGCCAACATCTGTCTCTTTGTATTCTCCAACAGATGAACAATATGCTAAAAAGCAATCCAGGGAaaccacagaaaaacaaacttcATATGACACTTATGAGGAGATAATGCTCAGAACAAAATCTCCAAATATAGAGGACATTCCACCTGGAAAAGAGTCTCTATATGGCGGCATGCTAATTGAAGATTATGCCTATGAGTCCCTGGTTGaagacacacagatagagaaagaaccaGATAAGATTTCTGTACCAGAAAAATCAAGAAAACTGAGATCACCAGATGAAGTCTATGAGGACATGAtgcagataaagagagagatgttgCTTAAAGAgcaacagctgaaagaagatAACACAATGAAAGAATTCCACAGAAAAGACACAACTGAAGATGGTGTCTTTTCTTGTGCCAGAGACACACCTGACACAAGACAAGACACCTTCTCCGCAAGTGTTTCTGGCCAATTTGGAAAGGATGGGAAACCACTGTTAAATGCAGAGGAAGCCTATGAGGAACTTATGAAAAAACAGAGAGCAGTCCTGACACCAGGCACCAGCCCAACACAAACGATTCCTGATTTGAGTGACAGAGCACAGAAAATACAGGTTACTACTTCTGAAAAAACAGAGACTTTTCCACAAAGAAGAATTCTCCCTATACCGGATCTGACAGTGACTCAGTGTTCCTCAGGTGAAGAGGAATCTGGTGAAGAGAGCACTGTAGATCAAAATCAGGACGATGAAAAAGTTCCAGTTTTTACATCAACATCATTTGCTGTCAATTTATCTCAGGAAACTACAACTGATCTTTCAGCTTCAAAGCCAGCTTCAGAGCCTGTTATGGATTCCATTTCATCAAGGGCAGAATCTCCAGCACAGCCAGTGCCCTCAGAGGCTCCCATGGCTGAACCAGCAGACCAGCCTGGTGTTGTTGATTTATCAAAGTCTTCAGCCTTGACTCAAGTGGATGCCTCACCTACTCAGATTCCTAGTGTAGTTTCTAGACCTTCTGTTCCAATTACATCACCTTTACCCACTGTACCACAATACACCCCAACAGTACCTAGTGTAATATCATCTGCCCCACCTGTCCCTCCCAAGCCAGTTCTACGTAGAGGTGTGTCTCAGGAAAAAACAGACATTCCTGCTCCCCCTCCCCTACCACCACCTACTCTACCTAAGCCTGCTATTTATCCCAAAAAGATTCCACCTCAGGTTCCCCAAAGAACAGTTCCAGTTGGTATACCAACTACAGGTCCAAATGCACAGATGAGACAACCTATGGCACCAAATTACAAGCCACATGTTCCTCCTCCTGTCCCTCCAAAGCCATCCACAATCCCTGCAGGCCTGACATTCAGCCACAGACCAGGGGAGACAGTCAAGCCACCCTTAGCTCCAAAACCCATGTCAAGTGCCCAACCACTTTCTTCCATTTATTCTCCAGTAAGACCAAGCATACTCCCAACAAGCACTGAAGATGGTGTGTTGAATCTGAGTCCTGCATCTGAGATTAAAACAGGGCCTACATCACCAATAAAAACCCCTACATCTCCTAGGTTTGGGAAGTCATTATATGATACTTATGTGGTTATTACTCTGCCATCCCAGCCTGGTTCACCCATAGAAGGTGTGACAACCCAAGCCCAAACAAGTTCCGGCCCCCCATCACCTAGCAAACAGTCTCATTTACAGTTTGATTTTCAGACACAACCACAAATACAACTGCCACCACAGCCACAAACAACTAGGGTACCATTAGCTTTTGCAAAAATAACAGAACCCATAGAAAGGCAAGAAATACGTGATCCAGAAAATGTCATTTCAAGCATGAGTCATGTCATTGAGGCAATTTCACCTTCAGAGCCCTCAACAGTAATTCCAAATGTTGATGTCCAGGTAGTAACTACTGAAGTCCAAAGAACAACAGTGTCTGTTTTGCATGGAATAACACCTCCTCCGCCTCCATCTCCAAGAGTCTCTGGGATACCAGCAGTCCCAGGAGATATAAAATCCCAACCCTTAGTAGTACAGAATGGACATGCTTATCATTCTGGAGTGATTGTTGATCTGCGTGCTCCAAAAATAGATGCAGAGATATGTATGAAAGGTATAGATCTGTCATCATCAGAGTCACAACAGCAGTCTTTCCTGGCTGATGGGCGGCAGCAAAGTGCAGTCCAGTCATCTGTAATGAACTTGAGCACTGATACTTTGCCAGTGTCTGTGGTAAATGACAGCATGACCATCCTCACTTGTACAGCTACTATAGCATATGTCAACAATAATCTTTCTCAGGCCACTTCAGTGCCTCTACAACTAACAACAGCTAAATCCTTTGAACCCATTTCCCAAATTGTTTATCGTCCTGTTGATTCTCATCCAGAAAAACCAATCAATCTCTCAACAACTTTAGGCAAAATACATTCTGTTCCTGTGACAACAGCCCCTACAATTGCAAATAATGGTGTTAGCACAGGTATTCCACCTCACCTGGAAACTTGTGTATCTGGTGCAGTTGACCTCACAACTGTTAAGCCAGTACAGACTATGGTGTCTGTAGATGGGTCCTCTTCAGAGGTGGTTACAACAGTAATCACAGAGGATGATGGCAAGCCAGTAGACCTAACAGCAGGAAGACGCGCAGTATGTTGTGATGTAGTGTACAAGCTTCCATTTGCTGGTAGCTGTGCCACTCAGCAACCCTCAGCTCCATTGCCAGAGGATCGTTTTGGCTACAGAGATGACCACTACCAATATGATCGCTCTCCCTATGGCATGAGAGGACTTGGTGGAATCAAGCCCTCCATGTCTGACACAAATTTGGCAGAAGCTGGCCTCTTTCTGTACAAGAGTAAGAATAGGTATGACTACAACGGGGAAATGGAGGGTGCTGTAGATCTTACATCTGGAAAAATGCCTATAGCAG GTGAAGCTGTGGACTACTCAAGCAAAGCTACAGGGGCATTTACTGAAGTTACAATCCCACAGTACTCCCAAGCCAGAATAACAGCTGCTGTTGGAACTCACTTTGGAAGTTCTAGTGTTCTGAGATCCTCAAATGGTGTGGTTTACTCCTCTGTAGCAGCACCAGTTCCTTCTACATATGCTATAACTACCCAACCTGGATCTATTTTCAGTACAACATACAACTCCCTGTCAGGCATGCATACTAGTGACACAATGCCATCACTATCAAATCTGCAAAATCAACCCCTCACTAGATCACATAGTTTCCTTTCCACTGTTGCTGTGACTACAGCAGAGGAGCAGGATGACATGCCTTTGAACCTGGAAATAAGTGTTTCTAAGGATATTTTCTCCAGTGGTCATGCTCAAACAATAACCACAGCAGCATCACTGGACTACACAGATGCCTCACTTGAGGCAATAGCAGCATCACTAGAAGCTCTCTCCTCACCCATGATTCCAGGTGATGAAAAGTATCAAATGGAACGTGAGCTTCTTGAGTTGGAGAAGATAAAACAGCAACGTCTTGCTGAGGAACTAGAATGGGAGAGACAAGAGATCCAGCGCTTTCGGGAGCAGGAGCAACTTCTAGTTCAGAAAGAGCTAGAGGAGCTACAGGCCATGAAGCAGCAGATCCTGTGTCAACAAGAGGAAGAGAGGCAAGCTCACCTCATGATGCAAAAAGAGACATATGCTCAGCAACAGGAGCAGTTGGAACAGATTCAGAGGCTCCAAGAACAGCTGAGGAAGCAACTAGAGGAGCAAAAGTACAGACAAATGTATCCAGGCGAGATCCATGAGCAGACACTTGGTCATTTTTTGGGGACAGACAAAAAGATGGATAGTGGTTGTCAGACTGATGAAGAAGACAATACAGAGAAGGCCTACTCtgcaggaagaaaaaagaagaatgccAAAAAGAGTGTAGATAGTTGTGTACAAACAGATGATGAAGACCAGGATGAGTGGGAAGTTCCCACTCGTGGCAGACGTAGCAGGCCACGAGCTGGTAAATACAGTACTGATGATAGTTGTGGAGTTTCAGTGCAGGCACTTACAGAAATTTCTGTACAGACAGATTCCTCAGGAACGCTTAGAGGACAAACTGTGCAGACGGACACTAGAGTTGATTTTTCTAACTCTGATAGAGCTTCCTCTCCTAAGAGACGCCCTACCCCTTTAGAAATAAACCAGTCTCCACATCTCAAAACAGATACCTCCTGTCTGCAGGTTTCTCCCATTCCCCCCAAATCCCCCAAAGTCCTTTATTCACCAATATCTCCTTGTATGTCCCCTAGTAAATCCCTTGAATTTGTTCCCTATGAAAAATCGAGTGGAGACACCAGCCCACAGAAAATATGTTCTGCAGATCCATCCAAAGTGGTTCCTGGTAGTCCAAGGGCAAAAGTCATGCAGAGGTCACTGTCTGACCCAAAACCTATGAGTCCTACTTCAGAAGAGAGAGCGGCCAACTTCCAATTTTCTGAGGGTTACTCT GGTAAAGGATCTCCAAGTAGCACTCCCACTGGCACACAAAAGAAAGTGAAGCGCACCCTTCCTAACCCACCTTCAGAGGAGGAGGCTGCCAATGCTGGCCAAACGGCATATAGCACTGCCTCTGCCCGTCGCCGACTTTGTCGAAGCTCCAACATGGCAAGGGCAAAAATCTTGCAGGATATTGACCGTGAACTGGATCTGGTAGAACGGGAATCCTCTAAACTTCGTAAGAAGCAGGCCGAATTGgatgaggaggagaaagagattGATGCTAAACTGCGCTATCTGGAGATGGGCATCAACAGAAGAAAAGATGCTTTGCTTAAGGAACGAGAGAAGAGGGAAAGGGCATATCTGCAAAGTGTTGCAGAGGACCGTGACTACATGTCTGACAGTGAAGTGAGCAATATCCGAGAGACAAGAAGAAATGATGGTAGAGAGGAAGTGAGTGGACTTGGACTTGAAAGACCTCACACTGCTCCACAATCAGAATTAGATGAGTTTGTTCCACCACAGACTAAATATGAGTATGGCAAGTACTCCCAGTACCATTACCCACAGTATCAGCAGTCCCTGTACCAGGCTCAACAGCCCTACCAGTCCCAATCCATCTACTCTTCTGTGCCCTCTCTCACTGCTTCACAGCAGCAGAGCTACCACCAGATGCTGCTACTACAGCAAAAAGCGAGACAACAAGCTGCACTTCTGTCTGAACTAGATGCCACCAAAGTCTCCACTAACTATGAAAATTCATCCTATCTGGGAGGGAAGTATGGCAGTCACCTTGATCTGCATGGCCTGGAAGACCGTGGAGGCAGCATGGCAGGAAGTCCCATGTCCAATGTGTCTGCGGACTCTTTCTATGCTGACTTAGATCAACATCACCAAACACCCAGAAGTTACCTGCTTCTAGAGGATGCAACTGAGCTTACCAAGAGCACATCTGGTCTCTCATCCACTAGTTATGGAATTGCTGAGAGGGAACTGGCCAAAGCGGAGCGCCTGCTGAGACGCACAGCAGCAGATGTTGGCACTGATTACCTTGGCACCTCCTCAAGACTTCATTCCTATGTAAAGACTCAAGATGATGAAGACCCAATGGAAGAACCATATGAGTTGAAGCTTCTAAAGCAGCAATTGAAGCAGGAGTTTAGGAGGAGCACAGGAGGGACTGAGAGCTTAGAACAGTTGGCTGGCCTCTCACATCACTATACTCCTAGCACAGGTGTAACTAGTGGAGGCTATAGGGCTTTCCCCAAAACAGAGAAGTACAGCATAAGTAGATTAACCTTAGAGAAGCAGGCAGCCAAACAGCTTCCAACATCTATGCTCTACCAGAAACACAAAACTACCAGCAACATTGGAAAATACTCCATCCAGGACAGTAGGGCTTTAGACACAGATTATAGCAGCTACTTGGGATCTAGTAGTGCTTCACCAAGATCAAGCAGATTATTACAGGATGAGATCACTTTTGGGCTTCGTAAGAACGTTGCAGAGCAGCAGAAGTACCTGGGCTCAACTCTAGGGGTCAATTTGGCCGGTTCACTTAACTTAGGCCAGAGTCTGAACTTGAGTTCTGGGGTGAGGTCATCTCTGGGAGAGGACTCTGCTTATCCAAGTGGGAGCCGCTCCCGGCCTTCTTCTAGGCCTTCCTCTATGTATGGCCTGGATCTGTCTATTAAAAGGGACATCTCTAGCTCCTCCTTGAGGCTCAAATCAGAGGGTGACCCTTCCTCAGAGACTTCTGCCTATCAGGCGCCATCAGGTAGGACAAAGCCTACCAGCTTGCCTATTGGTCAGGGTGGGCGTGGGCGAATCCCAATTGTGGCACAAAACTCTGAGGAAGAGAGCCCACTGAGTCCGGTGGGTCAGCCGATGGGTATGGCACGGGCATCTGCAGGTCCGCTCCCGCCTATATCCGCCGACTCCCGTGACCAGTTTGGGTCATGTCTCTCTCTTCAGGATCCCCAGCAGCAGCACCTCAGGGAGGACCCTACCAGAGGACGCAGCTATATGCTCATAGATGACCTGCAGGGCACAATGTCAGATAGTGAAG CACTAAGTGAATCCCTGGTGGGTCTGAACAGAGATGATCCAGGAAACACACATGAAAATGTCACAGACG CATACCATCTCCGTCGGGAGGAGACTGACTGGTTTGACAAGCCACGAGAGGATGGACAGGGCCTGGACAGGAGACAG ATGAAGGCCCAGCAGTACCCATTTTCCCATGCAAGAATAAGGCTACAAAGGGATCCTAAAGACCGCAGTGTGTCAG GTCTTTGCAATGGGCCTGCAGGCAATGGACTGGGCATCCGTATAATCGGGGGTAAAGAGGTTCCAGGCAGTGATGGGGAGATCGGAGCATACGTGGCCAAAGTCTTACCTGGGGGAGCAGCAGAACAGTCTGGAAAAATTGTGGAAG GAATGCAGGTCCTGGAATGGAATGGCATCTCTTTGTCTAGTAAAACCTACGAAGAGGTTCAGGTATTGGTCAGTCAGCAGTGTGCAGAAGCAGAGCTCTGCGTCAGACT GGATCTGAACATGCTCTCAGACTCAGAGGGCTCCCACTTAGACCTTCATGAGCAGACCAAAGCAG AACGGCCACCACGCTCTCCAGGTGTTGACCCAAAGCAGCTAGCTGCAGAGCTGCAAAAGGTATCTCAGCAGCAGGCGCCCAGCTCCACAGCCTCCTCTCTGACGGCTCTGGACAAATCCTCGGCTTCAGGAGCTTCCAGCTCTGTGCCAAGCCCCGGGCAGCCTGCTTCACCTTCCGTTAGCAAGAAACGCCACAGCAAG ACCTCAGAAGCTGCAAAGACCCAGTCTCACCCAATCACAGGAGAGATCCAG CTTCAAATCAATTATGACAAGCAGCTAGGCAACCTCATTGTTCATGTTCTCCAAGCGCGGAACC